One genomic region from Arcobacter sp. LA11 encodes:
- a CDS encoding response regulator transcription factor, with the protein MKILVLEDNERLCGLIKQALTKAGYKVDTTADGAEALSMITNGYSCFILDINVPSIDGISILESIRMYHNEIPAIIISSNHDLEKIQKSYEIGCDDYLKKPFFMYELIQKVQKFCKVKSSLLDLGNGYIFDYNKHFLIKDEKEVKLAKKEILFLELLAKDIHRVFSFDEIEDYVWEGEETTLINVRALVKRIRKKIPEKSIKIVKGIGYSIDADQIPLQKGI; encoded by the coding sequence ATGAAAATTTTAGTTTTAGAGGATAATGAGAGATTATGTGGCCTGATAAAACAAGCCCTTACTAAAGCTGGTTATAAAGTAGATACAACTGCAGATGGAGCGGAAGCTTTAAGTATGATTACAAATGGTTATTCCTGTTTTATCTTAGATATAAATGTCCCTTCCATTGATGGAATATCTATTTTAGAATCTATAAGAATGTATCACAATGAAATTCCAGCAATAATAATTAGCTCTAATCATGACTTAGAGAAAATACAAAAGTCTTATGAGATAGGTTGTGATGATTATTTAAAAAAACCATTTTTTATGTATGAACTAATCCAAAAAGTACAAAAATTTTGTAAAGTTAAATCTTCTTTATTAGACTTAGGAAATGGCTACATTTTTGATTACAATAAACATTTTCTAATAAAAGATGAAAAAGAGGTAAAACTAGCAAAAAAAGAGATACTTTTTTTAGAATTATTAGCAAAAGATATTCATAGAGTATTTAGTTTTGATGAGATTGAAGATTATGTCTGGGAAGGAGAAGAGACAACTTTAATAAATGTAAGAGCACTTGTAAAGAGAATTAGAAAAAAAATTCCTGAAAAATCAATCAAAATAGTAAAAGGTATTGGTTATTCAATTGATGCAGACCAAATTCCTTTACAAAAAGGAATTTAA
- a CDS encoding ABC transporter substrate binding protein — protein sequence MNFKVFLFLISLIFLSNTNLYANNQKNVLIINSYHRGFQWSDDVLNGIESVLYNTKITSTVWYMDSKRIASPTYYKELKDLYKLQLSKSKYDLVVAIDKFAYEFTLQNYTELFTNEPIYFVGIEQFSQDEVKKYNLQNKVSGLLEKRAISDIIKMIPKLIPNLKRLYIINDKSENGDDTDPFIRSAINELKHKFEIEYIRSSTLDELKKKFSAYIPNEAVFFIRFYNDKNGHLYKNSEIAEMIELSEIPVFTTDTLFIEKGSTGGKLVPIKNLGIKSGENILGILYKTLSTPFIKIEETFQYKFDFEKIKKFKLQPDILKVDYTYVNQPMGFLDKHRQFVDFVFLMSPFLLFLIVGLIYNLYLRIRNTKLLKQRMQFDKVLLDSIKAPIVWQDEKGKVVDSNAKFCDFMDLPCPQVKGKTLKDYIKRNKSTTISKSLEPFINNAIDENQIVVKSIDEKEHTYLINQTNYTENIFKTKGTVTVFTDITKEKQAIKEKRKHQEFVIQQSKLAEIGEVFSSIAHQWKSPLVEIATIAQEKLYNEESEVKEEDDKFVNDIMFQVRYMTETINSFQKFIMPSTQKIVFDINESVEEMLEIIRHNMKYNYINVNVNVEPDTNLMILGYKNELMQTLLNIVNNAKESIIKEKSQDKITQGNININIKNINNKVQIDISDNGGGIPSKYINQIFEPYFTTKKDGHGIGLYMAKLIIEDKIGGTIDVSNTKDGAMFTIQLELTK from the coding sequence ATGAATTTTAAAGTTTTTTTATTTTTAATAAGCCTTATTTTTTTATCAAATACTAATCTTTATGCAAATAATCAAAAAAACGTATTAATTATCAATTCATACCATAGAGGATTTCAATGGAGTGATGACGTTTTAAATGGTATAGAATCAGTTTTATATAATACAAAAATCACTTCTACTGTTTGGTATATGGATTCAAAAAGAATTGCATCACCCACTTACTATAAAGAATTAAAAGATTTATATAAATTACAATTATCCAAAAGTAAATATGATTTAGTTGTTGCAATTGATAAATTTGCTTATGAATTTACCCTACAAAATTATACGGAACTTTTCACAAATGAGCCTATTTATTTTGTTGGAATTGAACAGTTTTCACAAGATGAAGTAAAAAAATATAATTTACAAAATAAAGTTTCAGGATTATTAGAAAAAAGAGCTATTAGTGATATTATTAAAATGATTCCTAAACTTATACCAAATCTAAAAAGACTGTATATTATAAATGACAAAAGTGAAAATGGCGATGACACTGATCCTTTTATTAGAAGTGCCATAAATGAATTAAAACATAAATTTGAAATTGAATATATAAGAAGCTCAACATTAGATGAATTAAAAAAGAAATTCTCTGCTTATATTCCAAATGAAGCTGTATTTTTTATTAGATTTTACAATGATAAAAATGGTCACCTTTATAAAAATAGTGAAATTGCAGAAATGATAGAATTAAGTGAAATCCCTGTATTTACTACAGATACTCTATTTATAGAAAAAGGTTCGACTGGTGGTAAGTTAGTTCCAATTAAAAATTTAGGAATAAAATCAGGGGAAAATATTTTAGGTATTTTATATAAAACACTTTCTACTCCTTTTATAAAAATTGAAGAAACTTTCCAATACAAATTTGATTTTGAAAAAATAAAAAAATTTAAACTTCAACCTGATATTTTAAAAGTAGATTATACTTATGTAAATCAACCTATGGGGTTTTTAGATAAACATAGACAATTTGTAGATTTCGTTTTTTTAATGTCTCCATTTTTACTATTTTTAATAGTAGGTCTTATATATAATTTATATCTAAGAATAAGAAATACAAAATTATTAAAACAAAGAATGCAATTTGATAAAGTATTACTTGATTCAATAAAAGCACCAATTGTGTGGCAAGATGAAAAAGGAAAAGTAGTTGATTCAAATGCTAAGTTTTGCGACTTTATGGATTTGCCTTGTCCCCAAGTAAAAGGAAAAACACTTAAAGATTATATCAAAAGAAACAAATCTACAACTATTAGTAAAAGTTTAGAACCATTTATAAATAATGCAATTGATGAAAACCAAATAGTTGTAAAAAGTATAGATGAAAAAGAGCATACTTACTTAATAAATCAAACAAACTATACAGAAAATATATTTAAAACAAAAGGTACAGTAACAGTATTTACTGATATTACAAAAGAGAAACAAGCGATAAAAGAGAAAAGAAAACATCAAGAATTTGTAATCCAACAATCAAAACTTGCAGAGATAGGTGAAGTATTTTCTTCTATTGCACATCAATGGAAATCCCCCCTTGTAGAGATTGCAACTATTGCACAGGAAAAGCTTTATAATGAAGAAAGTGAAGTAAAAGAAGAAGATGACAAGTTTGTAAATGACATTATGTTTCAAGTTAGATATATGACAGAAACAATTAATAGTTTTCAAAAATTTATCATGCCTTCTACTCAAAAAATTGTATTTGATATAAATGAATCAGTTGAAGAGATGCTAGAAATTATTCGGCATAACATGAAGTACAATTATATCAATGTAAATGTAAATGTTGAACCTGATACTAACTTAATGATTTTAGGCTATAAAAATGAATTAATGCAAACTCTTTTAAATATTGTTAATAATGCAAAAGAATCTATTATAAAAGAAAAAAGCCAAGATAAAATTACTCAAGGTAATATTAATATAAATATTAAAAATATAAATAATAAAGTACAAATTGATATTTCTGATAATGGAGGAGGAATCCCTTCTAAATATATAAATCAAATTTTTGAACCTTATTTTACAACAAAAAAAGATGGTCATGGGATAGGATTATACATGGCTAAATTAATAATAGAAGATAAAATTGGAGGTACCATTGATGTTTCAAATACAAAAGATGGTGCTATGTTTACAATTCAATTGGAGCTAACAAAATGA
- a CDS encoding response regulator transcription factor, with amino-acid sequence MKILVLEDNKRLANVIKSALEQESYKVDCFFDGDDAFEALGNGYSCFILDINVPNLDGISILEYIRLNHSNIPAIIISSNHDLEKIQKSYEIGCDDYLKKPFYILELVQKVKKLCILPKKFLKFSENCRYDFINHRLFENDKEYELTKKEILFLELFSKNLHHVASYEELEEYVWEGEETTLINIRSMIKRLRKKLPDDSIIIVKGMGYSLNKEVSLS; translated from the coding sequence GTGAAAATATTAGTTCTTGAAGATAATAAAAGATTAGCTAATGTAATTAAAAGTGCTTTAGAACAAGAGTCTTATAAAGTAGATTGTTTTTTTGATGGCGATGATGCTTTTGAAGCTTTAGGAAATGGTTATTCCTGTTTTATTTTAGATATAAATGTTCCTAATTTAGATGGAATTTCAATATTGGAATATATAAGATTAAATCATTCAAATATTCCAGCAATAATAATTAGCTCTAATCATGACTTAGAGAAAATACAAAAGTCTTATGAGATAGGTTGTGATGATTATTTAAAAAAACCATTTTATATTCTTGAGCTTGTTCAAAAAGTAAAAAAGCTTTGTATCTTGCCTAAAAAGTTTTTAAAATTTAGTGAAAATTGTAGATATGATTTTATAAATCATAGACTATTTGAAAATGATAAAGAATATGAACTTACAAAAAAAGAGATACTTTTTTTAGAACTATTTTCTAAAAACTTACATCATGTAGCAAGTTATGAAGAATTAGAAGAGTATGTTTGGGAAGGTGAAGAAACTACTCTTATAAATATCCGTTCTATGATAAAAAGGCTAAGAAAGAAGTTACCCGATGATAGTATTATCATTGTAAAAGGAATGGGGTATTCTTTAAATAAAGAAGTTTCTCTTTCTTAA
- a CDS encoding fumarate reductase iron-sulfur subunit: MARELTIKILRYNPQDKKEGKDLRPYFQDYKIEETDSMTIYLALTHIRETMDAGLAFDFVCRAGICGSCAMMINGRPKLACRTLTKDLPEEIIMLPMPTFKLIKDLSVNTGVWMDGMSKRVESWIHTSKQIDIAEIEEPIEPEVADAVFELDRCIECGCCVAGCGTKLIKEDFVGAVGLNRIARFECDPHDERTHEDYYELVGDDNGIFGCMTLLGCEDTCPKHLPLQNKIAYMRRKLASISN; the protein is encoded by the coding sequence ATGGCACGGGAATTAACTATAAAAATTCTTAGATACAATCCTCAAGATAAAAAAGAGGGGAAAGATTTAAGACCTTATTTTCAAGATTACAAAATTGAAGAGACAGATAGTATGACAATTTATTTAGCTCTTACTCACATTAGAGAAACTATGGATGCTGGACTTGCTTTTGATTTTGTTTGTCGTGCAGGTATTTGTGGAAGTTGTGCCATGATGATTAATGGAAGACCTAAACTTGCATGTAGAACTCTAACTAAAGATTTACCAGAAGAGATTATTATGCTACCAATGCCAACATTTAAACTTATTAAAGATTTATCTGTAAACACAGGAGTTTGGATGGATGGTATGTCAAAAAGAGTTGAATCATGGATTCATACTTCTAAGCAAATAGATATTGCAGAGATTGAAGAACCTATTGAACCAGAAGTTGCAGATGCTGTTTTTGAGTTAGATCGTTGTATTGAGTGTGGATGTTGTGTTGCTGGATGTGGAACAAAACTTATAAAAGAAGATTTTGTTGGAGCAGTGGGACTAAATAGAATTGCAAGATTTGAATGTGACCCACATGATGAAAGAACACATGAAGATTATTACGAGTTAGTTGGTGATGATAATGGTATCTTTGGGTGTATGACTTTACTTGGATGTGAAGACACTTGTCCTAAACATTTACCTTTACAAAATAAAATTGCATATATGAGAAGAAAACTAGCTTCTATATCAAATTAA
- a CDS encoding ABC transporter substrate binding protein, protein MKKLLLLIIFQTFLFSNSSILIINSYHKGYEFSDSIVDGIERKLYSHSDIDINILYMDSKRVTSKEYYDNLQNLYSVQLRNREYDLVVAVDRFAYDFVLEIANKFFKDKPILAVGIENFSLAKAKKFGVENRLSALIEERDLKANVKAIEELIPSIKKLYIINDKSLNALHTEPLINKLINEFHNEYELIYIKEDNLEDLEKRFSKYEEDSAALFIRFYKNQNGELNKNQNIAKFIKNAKVPIFITDSIFINKGATGGKIVDLHRFGETSGQMALDILEKKKYEITISEDLFYIFDSQKLSEFILPVAALSFPYELVNKRLTFYDKNRGFIDFIFTISPLLIFLILGLIHNIYKRRQVEKDLRQRIDFDEVLLNAIDSPIFWQNDKGIIVDSNDNFCKLVKLKCKDIYGKRLEDFKDIRDVRKVIKVIQRYKENKSENYEFKYFDENFKKKVYLVKQEKFRDEISESEGLVTIFTDITKEQEVAKEKQKNKQFIVQQSKLAEIGEVFSSIAHQWKSPLVEITAIAQDLFYSKKCKEMKENESFVSDIMKQVDYMTDTINDFQKFIMPSNTKVEFNIKEAIDSMLEIVNHNIKYNNIKINIEIKEGSCLEIYGYKNEFMQSFLNIINNAKDALLNNDYKDRKIDIKLFNEDSNLIILIQDNGGGIDSESLHKIFKAYYSTKNDGHGIGLYMSKMIIEDKMGGKISVENKNGGACFKIKLGHICENISS, encoded by the coding sequence ATGAAAAAGCTACTTTTACTCATTATCTTTCAAACTTTTCTTTTTTCAAATAGTTCAATTTTAATAATAAATTCATATCATAAAGGCTATGAGTTTAGTGATAGTATTGTAGATGGTATAGAGCGTAAGTTATATTCCCATTCAGATATAGATATAAATATCTTATATATGGATTCAAAAAGAGTTACTAGTAAAGAGTATTATGATAACTTACAAAATCTTTATAGTGTACAACTTAGAAATAGAGAGTATGATTTAGTTGTTGCAGTAGATAGATTTGCATATGATTTTGTTTTGGAAATAGCAAATAAATTTTTTAAAGATAAACCAATTTTAGCTGTGGGTATTGAGAACTTTTCTCTTGCAAAAGCTAAAAAATTTGGTGTAGAAAATAGACTTTCTGCTTTAATTGAAGAAAGGGATTTAAAAGCTAATGTAAAAGCTATAGAAGAACTTATTCCTTCTATAAAAAAACTATATATAATAAATGATAAAAGTCTTAATGCTTTACATACAGAACCGCTTATAAATAAGCTTATAAATGAGTTTCATAATGAGTATGAATTAATTTATATAAAAGAGGATAACTTGGAAGACCTAGAAAAAAGGTTCTCAAAATATGAAGAAGATAGTGCAGCACTTTTTATTAGGTTTTATAAAAATCAAAATGGTGAGTTAAATAAAAATCAAAATATTGCAAAGTTTATAAAAAATGCAAAGGTTCCTATCTTTATAACAGATTCCATTTTCATAAACAAAGGTGCAACTGGTGGTAAGATAGTTGATTTACATCGTTTTGGTGAAACTTCGGGACAGATGGCTTTAGATATTTTAGAAAAAAAGAAATATGAGATAACTATTTCTGAAGATTTATTTTATATTTTTGACTCTCAAAAACTTAGTGAATTTATATTGCCTGTAGCAGCTTTATCTTTTCCCTATGAATTAGTAAATAAAAGGCTCACTTTTTATGATAAAAATCGAGGTTTTATTGATTTTATTTTTACAATATCACCTTTATTGATATTTTTAATTTTAGGGTTAATCCATAATATTTATAAACGGAGACAAGTTGAAAAGGACTTAAGACAAAGAATAGATTTTGATGAGGTTTTGCTAAATGCAATTGATAGTCCAATTTTTTGGCAAAATGATAAAGGAATTATTGTTGATTCAAACGATAATTTTTGTAAATTAGTTAAATTAAAATGTAAAGATATTTACGGAAAAAGGCTAGAAGACTTTAAAGACATTAGAGATGTTAGAAAAGTTATTAAAGTAATTCAAAGATATAAAGAGAACAAGAGTGAAAATTATGAGTTTAAATATTTTGATGAAAACTTTAAAAAAAAGGTATATTTAGTAAAGCAAGAGAAGTTTAGAGATGAAATTTCAGAAAGTGAAGGTTTAGTTACTATTTTTACTGATATTACTAAAGAACAAGAAGTTGCAAAAGAAAAACAAAAAAATAAACAATTTATAGTCCAACAATCAAAGCTTGCAGAGATAGGTGAAGTATTTTCTTCCATTGCACATCAATGGAAGTCACCCCTTGTAGAAATTACTGCAATAGCACAAGATCTATTTTATTCAAAAAAATGTAAAGAAATGAAAGAAAATGAAAGTTTTGTAAGTGATATAATGAAACAAGTTGATTATATGACGGATACAATAAATGATTTTCAAAAGTTTATAATGCCTTCAAATACTAAGGTTGAATTTAATATAAAAGAAGCAATTGATTCTATGTTAGAAATAGTAAATCATAATATAAAGTATAATAATATAAAAATAAATATAGAGATAAAAGAAGGCTCTTGTCTTGAGATTTATGGTTATAAAAATGAATTTATGCAATCTTTTTTAAATATAATCAATAATGCAAAAGATGCTCTTTTAAATAATGATTATAAAGATAGAAAAATTGATATTAAACTTTTCAATGAGGATTCAAATTTAATTATTCTTATTCAGGATAATGGTGGTGGAATAGACAGCGAAAGTCTACATAAGATTTTTAAAGCTTATTATTCAACAAAAAATGATGGACATGGTATTGGACTTTATATGAGTAAAATGATTATAGAAGATAAAATGGGTGGTAAAATTTCTGTTGAAAATAAAAATGGTGGAGCCTGTTTCAAAATTAAATTAGGACATATCTGTGAAAATATTAGTTCTTGA
- a CDS encoding anaerobic C4-dicarboxylate transporter: MLGLEIVVVLGAIFIGARFGGIGIGYAGGLGVLILCLFFGLKPGSIPIDVILIIMSVIAAIAAMQVAGGLDYMVKIAENILRKNPKHITYLAPAVTYFMTILAGTGHTAYSTLPVIAEVAKEQGIRPSRPLGVAVVASQIAITASPISAALVFLSGILEPLGVGYIEILAVCIPTTFAACMITAFVSNFLGKELVNDKVYQDRLEKGLVKLRGETKVEIKKGAKLSVAIFITTIFAVVTYATLISKKVAVIVDPSLPRNAAIMVFMLACASLIVWACKVDTGKILSASTFKSGMSACICVLGVAWLGTTFVGAHIGEIKEFASTLLNQYPWMLAITLFFASMLLYSQGATTKALMPAALALGVDPVTAVASFAAVSALFVLPTYPTLLAAVEMDDTGSTRIGKFVFNHPFMIPGVIAITLSVIFGFMLGGVIL, from the coding sequence ATGTTAGGTTTAGAAATTGTCGTAGTGTTAGGTGCCATATTTATAGGTGCTAGATTTGGTGGTATTGGTATTGGTTATGCTGGTGGTTTAGGAGTTTTAATTCTTTGTTTATTCTTCGGATTAAAACCAGGAAGTATTCCTATTGATGTAATTCTAATCATTATGTCAGTTATTGCTGCAATTGCTGCAATGCAAGTTGCAGGTGGATTAGATTATATGGTTAAAATTGCGGAGAATATTTTAAGAAAAAATCCAAAACATATTACTTATTTAGCTCCAGCAGTTACTTATTTTATGACAATTTTAGCAGGTACTGGACATACAGCTTATTCTACACTTCCTGTTATTGCAGAAGTTGCAAAAGAGCAAGGAATTAGACCTTCAAGACCTTTAGGTGTTGCTGTTGTTGCCTCACAAATTGCTATTACTGCATCACCTATTTCTGCAGCACTTGTATTTTTAAGTGGTATTTTAGAACCTTTAGGTGTTGGTTATATTGAAATTTTAGCAGTTTGTATTCCTACAACTTTTGCTGCGTGTATGATTACTGCATTTGTTAGTAATTTTCTAGGAAAAGAATTAGTTAATGACAAAGTTTACCAAGATAGATTAGAAAAAGGTTTAGTTAAATTAAGAGGTGAAACAAAAGTTGAGATCAAAAAAGGTGCAAAATTATCAGTTGCTATTTTTATCACAACAATCTTTGCAGTTGTAACTTATGCAACTTTAATAAGTAAAAAAGTAGCTGTTATTGTAGATCCAAGTTTACCAAGAAATGCAGCAATCATGGTGTTTATGTTAGCTTGTGCTTCTCTTATTGTATGGGCTTGTAAAGTTGATACTGGAAAAATTCTTAGTGCATCTACCTTTAAATCAGGTATGAGTGCTTGTATTTGTGTATTAGGTGTTGCTTGGCTAGGTACTACATTTGTTGGTGCTCATATTGGAGAGATCAAAGAGTTTGCTAGTACATTATTAAATCAATATCCATGGATGTTAGCTATTACTTTATTCTTTGCAAGTATGCTACTTTATTCTCAAGGTGCTACAACAAAAGCTCTAATGCCTGCAGCCTTAGCTTTAGGTGTTGATCCTGTTACTGCTGTTGCATCATTTGCAGCAGTAAGTGCATTATTTGTATTACCAACTTATCCAACACTTCTTGCAGCTGTTGAAATGGATGATACAGGTTCAACTAGAATTGGAAAATTTGTATTTAACCACCCATTTATGATTCCAGGTGTTATTGCAATTACACTAAGTGTAATTTTTGGATTTATGTTAGGTGGAGTTATTCTATAA
- the aspA gene encoding aspartate ammonia-lyase, whose translation MTQRMEHDLIGNREIPNNVYYGVQSLRAKENFGITGVTLSQFPTFITSLSKVKKSVALANYELGLLKEKKKNAICEACDEIIAGNFHEEFIVDMIQGGAGTSINMNANEVIANRALEILGHKKGEYKFLHPNNDVNLSQSTNDSYPTAFRIALYEKIYELIDSMKILRSSFLAKSEEFRDVIKMGRTQLQDAVPMTLGQEFHTYVTTIDEDIKILMDAQQLVREMNLGATAIGTGINSHPEYACIVEQKLQEVTGRPFVTAKDLIEATQDTGAYVQISGVLKRVVTKISKICNDLRLLSSGPRTGLNEINLPAVQPGSSIMPGKVNPVIPEVVNQVCFQVIGADVTITMASEGGQLQLNVFEPVIAYNLFNSINMMKNAFETLATKCINGITANKEHCHDLVINSIGLVTALNPTIGYENSTAVAKEALDTKRSVYDIVLEKKLLTKEELDELIRPENMIQPRMVCK comes from the coding sequence ATGACACAGAGAATGGAACATGATTTAATAGGAAATAGAGAGATCCCAAATAACGTTTATTATGGAGTACAAAGTTTAAGAGCAAAAGAAAATTTTGGAATCACAGGAGTTACTTTATCTCAATTTCCAACATTTATCACATCATTATCAAAAGTAAAAAAATCAGTTGCACTAGCAAATTATGAATTAGGATTATTAAAAGAAAAGAAAAAAAATGCAATTTGTGAAGCATGTGATGAAATTATTGCAGGAAATTTCCATGAAGAATTTATAGTTGATATGATTCAAGGAGGCGCTGGAACTTCAATTAATATGAATGCTAATGAAGTTATTGCAAATAGAGCCTTGGAGATTTTAGGACATAAAAAAGGTGAATATAAATTTTTACATCCAAATAACGATGTTAATCTTTCACAATCTACAAATGATTCATACCCAACAGCATTTAGAATCGCTTTATATGAAAAAATTTATGAACTAATAGATTCTATGAAGATATTAAGAAGTAGTTTTCTTGCAAAATCTGAAGAGTTTAGAGATGTAATCAAAATGGGAAGAACACAACTTCAAGATGCTGTACCTATGACTTTAGGTCAAGAGTTTCATACCTATGTAACAACTATTGATGAAGATATAAAAATATTAATGGATGCACAGCAACTTGTTCGTGAAATGAATTTAGGAGCAACTGCAATTGGAACTGGTATTAATTCACATCCAGAGTATGCTTGTATTGTTGAACAAAAACTTCAAGAAGTTACTGGTCGACCTTTTGTTACTGCAAAAGATTTAATAGAAGCAACACAAGATACTGGTGCTTATGTTCAAATATCAGGTGTTTTAAAAAGAGTTGTAACAAAGATATCAAAAATTTGTAATGACTTAAGATTATTAAGTTCAGGTCCAAGAACAGGATTAAATGAGATAAATCTACCTGCTGTACAACCAGGAAGCTCAATTATGCCTGGGAAAGTTAATCCAGTAATTCCAGAAGTTGTAAATCAAGTTTGTTTCCAAGTTATTGGTGCAGATGTAACTATTACAATGGCCAGTGAAGGTGGACAATTACAACTAAATGTATTTGAACCAGTTATTGCATATAACTTATTTAACTCAATAAATATGATGAAAAATGCATTTGAAACTTTAGCAACAAAATGTATAAATGGAATTACTGCAAATAAAGAACATTGCCATGACCTAGTTATAAATAGTATTGGTTTAGTAACAGCTTTAAATCCAACAATTGGTTATGAAAACTCTACTGCTGTTGCAAAAGAAGCTTTAGATACAAAAAGATCTGTATATGACATTGTTTTAGAAAAGAAACTATTAACAAAAGAAGAATTAGACGAATTAATTCGTCCTGAAAATATGATTCAACCAAGAATGGTTTGTAAATAA